A stretch of Miscanthus floridulus cultivar M001 chromosome 13, ASM1932011v1, whole genome shotgun sequence DNA encodes these proteins:
- the LOC136499625 gene encoding eukaryotic translation initiation factor 3 subunit A-like, with protein sequence MVPGAPLERTVLVSEGLDREEIKKRVKAALGTVPSDDDLDLCPPMRPDENFIEMDAARTARNQATAEEAKRRKDDRKKKRDARATREEREKRRKRQRAAGEEEESSSLDDDDDDEERVEQGVLPYDWLDSLGEEEEPPEGPSLPVEGRAPQTQLLIREPEDPDLWGAAAASGGGVQAPGGGQATTSTAQRGRDGGGREEAPPCGRWVGPQRAEAETPPSDVAEEGSARCPPCLRRGRC encoded by the exons CGACCGCGAGGAGATTAAGAAGCGCGTCAAGGCGGCGCTCGGGACCGTGCCGTCCGACGATGACCTCGACCTCTGTCCGCCGATGCGCCCTGACGAGAACTTCATCGAGATG GACGCGGCCCGGACGGCAAGGAACCAGGCGACAGCCGAGGAGGCGAAGCGGAGGAAAGACGACCGGAAGAAGAAGAGGGATGCCAGAGCCACGAGGGAGGAGCGTGAGAAGCGCCGGAAGAGGCAGCGGGCGGCCGGAGAGGAGGAGGAATCGTCAAgcttggacgacgacgacgatgacgaggagAGGGTCGAGCAGGGGGTCCTCCCATACGATTGGTTGGACTCCCtgggtgaggaggaggagccgcctGAGGGGCCGTCCCTCCCGGTTGAAGGGCGGGCGCCGCAGACCCAACTGCTGATCCGCGAGCCGGAGGATCCCGACCTCTGGGGAGCCGCGGCGGCATCGGGCGGGGGAGTCCAGGCCCCAGGAGGTGGCCAGGCCACCACCTCCACAGCGCAGCGCGGCCGAGACGGTGGCGGCCGGGAAGAGGCCCCTCCCTGTGGCCGCTGGGTCGGGCCCCAGCGGGCCGAAGCGGAAACGCCTCCGTCCGACGTCGCAGAG GAAGGGTCAGCCCGGTGCCCCCCCTGCTTGCGCCGCGGAAGGTGCTAA